AATATATGGCACATAGGGTTGCTTAAAGGTTTGAAAGTATTACCGTAAGATacacatcttttatttattttttaggtaAAGCTTCCCGCAACCAAAATGTACTAATACAAAGGCCCTGTATTGAGGTCATACTGGTAATGTACAATGAGTTTTCTGTTTAAACTATTTATAGTGGGGTTGTTTCCAATGTAATGGTTTAATTGGGGGTGTATGTTTTGTTGTAGAACTGTATTGCAGTATTCTGTCTAACGGCATAAGTGTTTATCTCAGGGCCTAATAATCTGGCATCTGGGTGTGtttttatatctatctatctatctatctatatctatatctatatctatatatatatatatatatatatatatatataatctcctccattaaatgttttgaatgctTTCCTCTGTTTGGTGTTCCAGGCTTACATTAACCCCATTGCTGCTGCACGAGCCAGGGGGCCGTCAAATAACGCAGGGCCAACTATACAAGATTATTTAAGCAGACCTCGACCAACATGGTGAGTAAAGGACAGACCTCTTCATTGGCCTGCCCTGacataaatatttgaaactgGCGCTGAGAGGATGTGCAGTTTTTCTAGTCCATGGTTCTCCCTACAGACAGCCAGAACCAGCACTTGTCTTCCAGGCTAAAATAGATTTAAGAAACAGTTTGATGTAATAACACCTCATAAGCTCAGTCAATTTAAAAGACTTCTTGATTCATACAGCAATCCTAGGGTTTTCTTGTGTATTTGAGTGACACTGtcttattcaaatgtaatgtcaCAGCAGCAAAAATGTACCTAATGGATTTTAGTCAGTATAGTTCCATCATCAGCATTAGTCCAGGACAGGGTGCTCTTTTACAACAGTGCTACcaaaggggggagagagggagagggagagggagagggagggagggagagagggagggagagagagagagagggggagagagagagggagagagagagggagagagagagggagagagagggagagggagagagagagagagagaggagagagagagggagagagagagggagagagagagggagagagaggagagagagagagagagagagagagagagagagagagatccttTTGATGTATGTAAACTAGGAGTAGGTTTATTCATGGTACGGATGCATTGATTTATAAATTATGCAGATTCAACTGTGAACAGCATCAGAAAAGATCAGTTTacgcttttcttttcttccttcttacctttttttaattttcatgtCATATCTGatcttaaattaaatgaacTTCAATAGTAGCCACAAGGGGGCACATTTAATGTATTCTCTGCTAGACTTCACTGCCAGTATGAAGAGCAGCTGGTTTTCAATGTCTGGTACAACAAGATTTGTAAAGGAGCTTcaatgatttatattttattatcatcacTGAAGCTATTTAGAAAGCAAATTCTGGAAGTGAATAGGTCCATTAAGTCATGTCAGTGAAGGAGATGTATTGATTATTGTATTGATTTTAACGCTGCACTATGAATGTTTTGCCCTTTATTGCACCTTGAAATATTGCTGTgttatgtaaattaaatgtattaagtgGCTCCCAAATATCTGCCGACAAGCTTTACATTATAAATTGTGTTACAACTGATTTATTGTCTCTTCATCAGGGAAGAGTTAaaggagcagctggagaagaagaagaagggctCTCGAGCCCTGGCTGACTTTGAGGACAAAATGAACGTGGTATGTTTGTATTATGTACACTGACATTTTAACCCTAATGATCACCATCTTTTTCTTTACATAGTTTCAGCTATGTGTCAAGAGTAATAAATCCACTTAGGGCAGTCTTTTAACTGTACCACAGAACCTTTCTTCGTATTTGGATGAACAATTGGCAATAAAGAAGATGAATACTTTTTTCAGATATTTGCTGTCATTTTCAGAAATGGAAGAAGGAACTGGCAAAAAACCGAGAGAAGATAATGGGTGGAggtgaaaaagacaaaaagacaatggACAAggataaagagaaaaaagaggtaCGGTATCTCATCTCTCCTTTTGTAAGACATTTCCACAATCTCACCGTGAATAGTCATCTTTACTGACTTTggtttttcatttgtgtttagaaaaagaagaaagagaagaagaaatccaACAGGGTGAGGAGAGACCTCCAGTAATTTGATGTCCAGCTGTgccacagtacacacacacacacacacacacacacacacacacacacacacacacacacacacacacacacacacacacactctgagatggtctcttcttgttttctaatTTCAACACAAACAAGCGTAAACCCTCAAGTCTAATGAACCCTGCTTTCATTGTGTTTTGGTCAAGcattcttcatcttcctcctcctcatcgaGTTCTGATTcccccagcagctcctcctcagAATCTGAATATGCGGTAAGTCATTACAGACGGCTGATATTAGATATTGCCAttcactaaaaacaaaaaatattttgtgacTCATCAAACCGCTGCAATTCAGAAGCACGGTGCTCCTGAAATAGGGAATAGAATTTAAGATCCTGCTCTGCCGGATGACacagtttgatttgatttacggTTGACTGCCGTTGGCTTGTGGTGCTCCGTTACAGGTTCATTCTAACAATAGCTTCCTGTGTTATAATAAAGGGGATTGGGGTGTTTTTGATGATCTGGAGTGAATTGGTTGATATAAAATTGTCTTCTACATAATGCAGCATTACACTGGTTTGATTGCATTTCTCTTTGTGTATACAGGATGAAAAGAAGAGTGTGAAGAAAAAACGGAAGAGAAAGAAGTCCTCAGCCAGGAGAGCATCGGACAGCTCAGAGGAAGAATCTGATGCTGAAAGCAAGGTTTTTAAACCGCACAGCTGTCTTGCCTTGTTTCAGCTTCAATAGAATCGGGTTCTGGTGTGCAGTCAAACAGTTATCCTACATTGACTTCAAGGTGTTGActctaaatattgtttttcttcccaagaagaaaaagaaaagaatcaaGGAAGAAGGGGACAAAGATAAGGTAATGTACTCTTATTCAGTAAATCACTTCACTAACTTTTTGAGTGTTAATTTTGGTAGACCTTGTGTATAATCTGCAGATATGTGACGCTATTAATTGCAGTTCTTGTTCCTTGTTCTTGCCAGTCAAATTGAGGAACAATTTTGACTTGAGTCTTTAAAAAGCATTCATAATTCTGATGTGAATCTTGTGTCCGTCAGAATGACAAGAGccgtaaaagaaaaaggaaggcCGAGCGGAGTTACAGAGACTCCTCTTCAGAGTCGTTTGCAGAATCTGAGGGGGAAGAGGTAGTACGTCTTATGATTTTAACCACTTATAGTTGTTAACTTTAACAGTAGTCCCGTCTCTATTTCCTCTTTAAGCTCTTTGTTCCTCTTTTAATTCAAATTGTGGGGAAGGAGAGCCTTGTTAGCTGAGTTTACAGTTGCATATAACCGCAATGTCCCAGGTTTTGACCCCATGAGACCTTTTTCTTGCAtgtcacatttctctctcttcccaccCCCCATTTCTTCACTGTCGTCAAATAAAGGCGAAAATGCACCAAAATATTGGGGTGAAGGATATGCTCTTGAGCATCACAGAAAGTATGCATGTGGTACTTGCTGCCTACATCACAATGTACCAGCACAAAATACTTTTGCCGCTTTTTCATCAATTTAATCCTTC
This region of Cottoperca gobio chromosome 11, fCotGob3.1, whole genome shotgun sequence genomic DNA includes:
- the fam133b gene encoding protein FAM133 isoform X1; its protein translation is MGKRDNRVAYINPIAAARARGPSNNAGPTIQDYLSRPRPTWEELKEQLEKKKKGSRALADFEDKMNVKWKKELAKNREKIMGGGEKDKKTMDKDKEKKEKKKKEKKKSNRHSSSSSSSSSSDSPSSSSSESEYADEKKSVKKKRKRKKSSARRASDSSEEESDAESKKKKKRIKEEGDKDKNDKSRKRKRKAERSYRDSSSESFAESEGEEAKKKKRSSEEKERITDTSKKKRKKKHKKHGRKKKKKAASQSDLELD
- the fam133b gene encoding protein FAM133 isoform X3, whose product is MGKRDNRVAYINPIAAARARGPSNNAGPTIQDYLSRPRPTWEELKEQLEKKKKGSRALADFEDKMNVKWKKELAKNREKIMGGGEKDKKTMDKDKEKKEKKKKEKKKSNRHSSSSSSSSSSDSPSSSSSESEYADEKKSVKKKRKRKKSSARRASDSSEEESDAESKKKKKRIKEEGDKDKNDKSRKRKRKAERSYRDSSSESFAESEGEEDTSKKKRKKKHKKHGRKKKKKAASQSDLELD
- the fam133b gene encoding protein FAM133 isoform X4 — encoded protein: MGKRDNRVAYINPIAAARARGPSNNAGPTIQDYLSRPRPTWEELKEQLEKKKKGSRALADFEDKMNVKWKKELAKNREKIMGGGEKDKKTMDKDKEKKEKKKKEKKKSNRHSSSSSSSSSSDSPSSSSSESEYADEKKSVKKKRKRKKSSARRASDSSEEESDAESKKKKKRIKEEGDKDKAKKKKRSSEEKERITDTSKKKRKKKHKKHGRKKKKKAASQSDLELD
- the fam133b gene encoding protein FAM133 isoform X2 → MGKRDNRVAYINPIAAARARGPSNNAGPTIQDYLSRPRPTWEELKEQLEKKKKGSRALADFEDKMNVKWKKELAKNREKIMGGGEKDKKTMDKDKEKKEKKKKEKKKSNRHSSSSSSSSSSDSPSSSSSESEYADEKKSVKKKRKRKKSSARRASDSSEEESDAESKKKKRIKEEGDKDKNDKSRKRKRKAERSYRDSSSESFAESEGEEAKKKKRSSEEKERITDTSKKKRKKKHKKHGRKKKKKAASQSDLELD
- the fam133b gene encoding protein FAM133 isoform X5, giving the protein MGKRDNRVAYINPIAAARARGPSNNAGPTIQDYLSRPRPTWEELKEQLEKKKKGSRALADFEDKMNVKWKKELAKNREKIMGGGEKDKKTMDKDKEKKEKKKKEKKKSNRHSSSSSSSSSSDSPSSSSSESEYADEKKSVKKKRKRKKSSARRASDSSEEESDAESKKKKRIKEEGDKDKAKKKKRSSEEKERITDTSKKKRKKKHKKHGRKKKKKAASQSDLELD